Proteins encoded within one genomic window of Halorussus salilacus:
- a CDS encoding molybdopterin-dependent oxidoreductase, with amino-acid sequence MSGGQSAATESRESDGERTDRIHRNGRLDGREPVTVVGSRELAVPVHSGERDSDGDGGLGVGVDADPETAAWSFRCASGSEIGGPWTGVPVSDLLDAAEAPDATTHVAVEGDDGYRVCVPVSAALDGLLAHRSAGEPLDAPRFVAPGVSGVRTGKRVARIDAVALAPETDPEAVEELKLEEK; translated from the coding sequence ATGTCAGGTGGGCAATCCGCCGCAACCGAATCGCGCGAGTCGGACGGCGAGCGGACCGACCGAATCCACCGAAACGGCCGACTCGACGGCCGCGAGCCGGTGACCGTGGTCGGAAGCCGGGAACTGGCGGTCCCCGTCCACTCGGGGGAGCGTGACAGCGACGGCGACGGCGGTCTCGGGGTCGGCGTCGACGCCGACCCCGAGACCGCGGCGTGGTCGTTCCGATGCGCCTCGGGCAGCGAGATCGGCGGGCCGTGGACCGGCGTCCCCGTCTCGGACCTCCTCGACGCCGCCGAGGCCCCGGACGCGACCACCCACGTCGCGGTCGAGGGCGACGACGGCTATCGGGTCTGCGTACCGGTCTCGGCCGCGCTGGACGGCCTGCTCGCCCATCGCAGTGCGGGCGAACCGCTCGACGCCCCGCGGTTCGTCGCGCCCGGCGTCTCCGGCGTCAGGACCGGCAAGCGGGTCGCTCGGATCGACGCCGTCGCGCTCGCGCCCGAGACCGACCCGGAGGCGGTCGAGGAGTTGAAACTCGAAGAGAAGTGA
- a CDS encoding DUF7550 family protein, whose amino-acid sequence MSDHDDHGHDDHGETHGHDIEGLERTTSPMQEFTTREVGIGFAVLVVGLLVAFALPLLAA is encoded by the coding sequence ATGAGCGACCACGACGACCACGGCCACGACGACCACGGCGAGACGCACGGCCACGACATCGAGGGACTGGAGCGGACGACCTCGCCGATGCAGGAGTTCACGACCCGGGAGGTCGGCATCGGCTTCGCGGTCCTCGTCGTCGGCCTGCTGGTGGCGTTCGCGCTCCCGCTTCTGGCGGCCTGA
- the hisF gene encoding imidazole glycerol phosphate synthase subunit HisF — MTLTKRIIPCIDVDVDEDGNAAVYTGVNFENLEYTGDPVEMARRYNESGADEFVFLDITASADGRETMLGVVEDVADEIFIPLTVGGGIRTREDIKETLRAGADKVSINSGAIANPDLVTQGAEAFGSQCIVISVDAKRRFDERGEHYVEVDGESCWFECTVKGGREGTGLDVVEWSAEAEDRGAGELFVNSIDADGTEEGYDIPLTKAVCDAVDTPVIASSGCGGPEDMYEVFTEAGADAALAASIFHYDEYSVGEVKEYLDEKGLPIRL; from the coding sequence ATGACCCTCACCAAGCGCATCATCCCGTGCATCGACGTGGACGTAGACGAGGACGGGAACGCGGCGGTGTACACGGGCGTCAACTTCGAGAACCTCGAATACACCGGCGACCCGGTCGAGATGGCCCGCCGGTACAACGAGTCGGGGGCCGACGAGTTCGTCTTCCTCGACATCACCGCGAGCGCCGACGGCCGCGAGACCATGCTCGGCGTGGTCGAGGACGTGGCCGACGAGATTTTCATCCCCCTGACCGTGGGCGGGGGCATCCGGACCCGCGAGGACATCAAGGAGACCCTCCGGGCGGGCGCGGACAAGGTCTCGATAAACTCCGGCGCGATAGCGAACCCCGACCTCGTCACGCAGGGCGCGGAGGCGTTCGGCAGTCAGTGCATCGTCATCAGCGTCGACGCCAAGCGGCGCTTCGACGAGCGCGGCGAGCACTACGTCGAGGTCGACGGCGAGTCCTGCTGGTTCGAGTGCACGGTCAAGGGCGGCCGCGAGGGGACCGGCCTCGACGTGGTCGAGTGGTCGGCAGAGGCCGAGGACCGCGGCGCGGGCGAGCTGTTCGTCAACTCCATCGACGCCGACGGCACCGAGGAGGGCTACGACATCCCGCTCACGAAGGCGGTCTGCGACGCCGTCGACACTCCGGTCATCGCCTCCTCGGGCTGCGGCGGTCCCGAAGACATGTACGAGGTGTTCACCGAAGCGGGTGCCGACGCCGCGCTCGCGGCCTCCATCTTCCACTACGACGAGTACTCGGTCGGCGAGGTCAAGGAGTACCTCGACGAGAAGGGACTGCCGATTCGGCTCTGA